From the genome of Bacteroidota bacterium:
AAGCACAAGCTGCATCTGTAATTTCAAAGGTCAAAGGACCTTGAATGATAATATTTGAATTTGGTGGTTCAGTAATTTCAATACTTGTATCAGCAACACAGCCATTTCCATCGGTAATTTGTACTGCATAAAAACCAGCTGGTCGATCAGATAGAGTGTCATTTATACAAATAGTTGTGCCACCCGAAATCCACTGATTTCCCTCTTGCCAATTGAAAGTAAAAGGAGGTGTTCCGCTAACTAACAATTGTATTTCCCCGTCATTTCCACCATAGTAGCTTACGTCTGTGACAGAAATTACAATATCAATTATGTCTAAACTAACCATATCAGAAGTAACAGCATTACATAAATTTGCATCAGTAACAAGAACTGTATAGACTTGGCCTGCTGAAAGATTGCTAATGTCTTGTGTTGTTACACCATTGTTCCAATAGTATGAATATGGTGTTGTTCCACCTGATACAGATAAATCTATACTCCCTAATGAATTGCAGTTTTCATTTGTAATATCTATTGATAATTGCAAACTTTGAGGTTGTCCTACATTCACACTACCTGATGCAATATTCCCTCCCTGCCCTGTAACAGTTACTGAATAAGATGTGGGATATAAATATGCAAGATCCTCAGTTATATAAGTAAATCCATAACCACCTTGCCAGAAATATGTATATGGGCCTGGAAATGCGACTTGATCAACTGTAAGGTCTATTGCACCCTGAGGTTCATAAGAGCATGAAGCATTAAAAATATCAAAAGTTAGCGGTCCTACAACAATGGTTGTGTCTTGCGAATTTACAATTTTGCTTTGAAACATAAAGCCAGTTAAAATACTTAAAAGAAACAAAATAAGTGAATTTTTCATCGTAATAGTTTTTAGTTAATAAATATATTAGAGTACTTCATTTTTCAATTCAATCTGCTTATTTTCATAAAGTCTTATTCAAATTGTTAATGATAGGATGCTGAAAATATTATGAAATTTCATATTTTGCATTTCACTTAATTCGTCAGATTTGCATCAACAATAATTTTTAAAGTATTTTATTATAGTATAGAAAGAATATTTGACTTGTTTTAAAATATGACTTCGAGAAATATCTATACTAATATATACAATACCAAAGTTAAAACACTTGCCAAATTTATGAACAAAATTTGAATAAACAAACTATTTCTTTAAAAAATGAAATATTTTTCAAAAATAATGAATTTTTAGTGAATATTTTTAATTCCAATATCTATTTCGGTAAATAAATACTGAAATGTGGATGATAAAACTAAAATCTCATTTTTGGATAAAATTTAAACTTGAATGGAGACAAAATTATAAGGAAATTCAAAATAATAATTAAAAAACAATTTGTTGCAAACGAAAAAGACCTGACAGGTTTTGAAAACCTGTCAGGTCTAACATTCAAACTTTTTGCTTTTCACTTTCAACTTAGAGACAAGCAATTCTACCGCCATCAACAGGAAGATTTATTCCATTTATGTAGGCTGCCGAAGGAGAAGCGAGAAATGCAGTAGCAAATGCAATCTCTTCGGCTGTGGCAAATCTTTCTAAGGGTATTGTTTGGTAAATAGATTTTTTTGTTTCGTCAATAGTCTTATTCAAACGTGAAGCTGTGTTTTTAAGTAAGGATTGCAATCGGGCAGTATTGGTATATCCGGGCAAAATATTATTCACCGTTATTCCAAACTCTCCCAACTCGTTAGCAAGAGTTTTAGCCCAGCTTGCAACCGCTCCCCTGATAGTATTTGAAACTCCAAGATTTGGTATTGGCTGTTTCACCGAAATCGAAATAATATTTATTATCCTACCGTAAGCGGAAGATTTCATCCCCTCAATAACCGACTGGGCTAATATTTGATTACAAACCAAATGTTGCGAAAAAGCTTTTTCAAAGTTTGAGGTTTCAGCGGCAATAGCTTGTCCGGGGGGAGGGCCTCCCGTATTGTTTATTAAAATATTTATAGTATTATCTTCAACATACTTTTCGATTTTCTGCTTTAGCAAATTTGTTTCGGTAAAATCTGCAACTATAAAATTGTGTTTTTGATTTCCAGAATTTGGCAGGTTTTTGCAAACTTTCGCAAGTTCTGTTTCATTTCTGGCAATTAATGTGATATTTGCTCCAAGATTTGCCAGTTCAATAGCAATTGCTTTCCCAATTCCTTGCGTACTTCCGGCAACTGCAGCTCTTCTATTATTTAAGCTTAAATCCATAATTCTTATCAATCAAAATAAATTAATCATTTTTTAACCAAAGCTTTACCTCTTCAATTTTAGGATTCACCAAACCAAGTTTATGTTTTTTATTCAGTCCGCAAATCTCTTGATGCAATTTGTTTGGATTGGCAGTTTTTAACTCATCTATCGTTAAAATTCCCAGTTTATTGATTAATGGCACAAGTTCTTTGGCAATTCCAACTTGCATGAATTTTGAGTCATCATCTTTTTGAGCTTTC
Proteins encoded in this window:
- a CDS encoding SDR family oxidoreductase codes for the protein MDLSLNNRRAAVAGSTQGIGKAIAIELANLGANITLIARNETELAKVCKNLPNSGNQKHNFIVADFTETNLLKQKIEKYVEDNTINILINNTGGPPPGQAIAAETSNFEKAFSQHLVCNQILAQSVIEGMKSSAYGRIINIISISVKQPIPNLGVSNTIRGAVASWAKTLANELGEFGITVNNILPGYTNTARLQSLLKNTASRLNKTIDETKKSIYQTIPLERFATAEEIAFATAFLASPSAAYINGINLPVDGGRIACL